A genomic window from Sulfurospirillum multivorans DSM 12446 includes:
- the nrfD gene encoding NrfD/PsrC family molybdoenzyme membrane anchor subunit, producing MNQIWGSMEQYSTLVWHWPIAVYLFLAGLSAGAAMTSLIVKWIEGNGKPPWDGLIKAGAILAPLTICLGLFLLIFDLTRPLHFWKLLIHYNFGSVMTLGVLALFIYTPLSFLYTAIKFKPWLFETGPFAGLLKPFRGIIDSIGDNPAWLERTLFLFAVIIGIYTGFLLSAMYSYPLFNTPLLPILFLASGLSSGVAASILFGLLFFKSEVNEKNAKYLLELDLRVVPMELLLLFTLFVGMYFQGGDKAMVAIQAMTTGIWAFVFWFGVIGVGIATPLLIAVTALRHHAYRVGYILLNSVVVLIGVIFLRLYILYAGQTFVG from the coding sequence ATGAATCAGATATGGGGCTCAATGGAGCAATACTCAACACTCGTATGGCATTGGCCAATTGCGGTCTATCTCTTCTTAGCAGGTCTCTCAGCAGGTGCGGCGATGACGTCGTTAATCGTTAAATGGATAGAGGGTAACGGCAAGCCTCCTTGGGATGGTCTTATCAAAGCAGGAGCAATTCTTGCGCCTCTTACAATTTGTCTTGGTCTTTTCTTGCTAATTTTCGACCTTACACGACCATTGCATTTTTGGAAATTGTTGATTCATTATAACTTTGGATCGGTTATGACACTGGGTGTTTTAGCGCTTTTTATCTATACTCCACTCAGTTTTCTCTACACAGCCATCAAATTTAAACCGTGGTTGTTTGAAACAGGACCGTTTGCAGGACTTCTCAAACCTTTCCGTGGCATTATCGATAGCATAGGTGATAATCCTGCATGGTTAGAGAGAACACTGTTCTTGTTTGCTGTTATCATCGGTATTTATACAGGATTTTTGCTCTCAGCAATGTACAGTTATCCGTTGTTTAATACCCCGTTATTGCCGATTCTTTTCTTGGCTTCCGGTCTTTCATCGGGTGTGGCAGCGTCTATTCTCTTTGGACTTCTTTTCTTCAAATCAGAAGTAAACGAGAAAAATGCTAAGTACCTCCTTGAACTCGACCTTCGGGTTGTGCCAATGGAGTTGTTACTTCTTTTTACTCTCTTTGTGGGTATGTACTTTCAAGGTGGCGATAAAGCGATGGTTGCTATTCAAGCGATGACAACAGGTATTTGGGCTTTTGTTTTTTGGTTCGGTGTGATCGGTGTGGGTATTGCTACGCCACTTCTTATCGCCGTTACAGCGCTTAGACACCATGCGTACCGCGTAGGTTATATTTTACTAAACTCTGTAGTGGTTCTTATCGGTGTTATCTTTTTACGCCTTTACATTCTCTACGCAGGACAAACCTTCGTAGGATAA
- a CDS encoding EAL domain-containing protein — protein MKLVNYTYETLEALEHFSRTYFRPNEHLFIQLFCGNTDKAIITEILHFLKKTFPKCVIIGASTAGEIKSGRIKASTLQISFCQLEKSRAKAHYFEAVNFESGQKAAATILEEDTKVCVALAHPFGEDDSEDFVEGFNTLRADMPLCGGNAADDFFFQSAFVIYEKQIFSKGIVLVTLSGKRLHVNTNYSLAWTQVGKELSITKVDKGTIYEIDHQPIQEVYRHYLGNDAIQNLPSSAMEFSFVKISDDVDVCRSLISANLDGSLTFAGHFEEGEKVRFAIGNVEAIIDRAIVMQDEINEKPCDAIFVYSCSARKLFLSKQLNYEFGLLQQIAPTAGFFTYGEFFHSHHKNQLLNVTTTVLALGESDYIITHPLGEKPALNCSTLKSLTHLVNTTQHELDVNLNFLSQYKLILDECCIVSKMNLEGELIYVSEPFCTVVGYSKEELLGKTHRMLRPSDADPAIYIQLWETIKAKKIWKNSVKIVTKNGSVRYLQATVMPILDEDGATFEYFCAHFDITDLILKEQLIEQHFKDELTGYGNREALFHRMRLDESAKLLILLNLVEFSEINDYLGYDVGDELLQQVAHFLVETFDGHPDTVFRINGDEFAILLMEQDHKSFRSVRDKIKRMIHHIEKKVFTIGGYEVVVRLNVGVAEGISDAIYMQSHVALKAAKVEHKAVVFYDIHQTLKAKTEENLQVIQKISAAIENDRIVPFFQGIYDNTLRKITKYEVLMRLQEEDGSYLSPYFFLDQAKKTRLYEKLTKIMIYKSFEYLKDFEVDFSINLTKGDILSLSVKECLYEAIKKYNCAHRVILEIVESEGIENFGEITAFIHEVKQLGCRIAIDDFGTGYSNFSYLAKLEVDIIKIDGSLIKDIDTNEISAMAVETIISFAHKMGYAIVAEFVDREAIQEKLLGLHVNFSQGYLFSKPSPIISH, from the coding sequence GTGAAGTTAGTTAATTATACATATGAAACACTTGAGGCATTAGAGCACTTTTCACGAACCTATTTCAGACCGAACGAACATCTCTTTATCCAGCTTTTCTGCGGCAATACAGACAAAGCAATCATAACCGAAATCCTCCATTTTCTCAAAAAAACCTTTCCCAAATGTGTCATCATCGGTGCGAGTACGGCAGGCGAAATTAAATCGGGTCGCATCAAAGCCAGCACCCTTCAAATCAGCTTTTGCCAGCTTGAAAAAAGCAGAGCCAAGGCGCATTATTTTGAAGCGGTGAACTTTGAAAGCGGGCAAAAAGCAGCTGCAACGATTCTCGAAGAGGATACCAAAGTGTGTGTTGCGTTAGCGCATCCTTTTGGAGAGGATGACAGCGAAGATTTTGTGGAGGGATTTAATACGCTAAGAGCCGATATGCCACTTTGTGGTGGCAATGCTGCGGATGATTTTTTCTTCCAGAGCGCGTTTGTTATTTACGAAAAGCAGATCTTTTCCAAAGGCATCGTGCTCGTAACCCTAAGCGGTAAACGTTTACATGTAAACACCAATTACTCCCTTGCATGGACGCAAGTTGGCAAAGAACTGAGCATTACCAAGGTCGATAAAGGAACCATTTACGAGATCGATCATCAACCGATTCAAGAGGTTTATCGGCACTATTTAGGAAACGATGCGATTCAAAATCTTCCGAGCAGTGCGATGGAGTTTTCGTTTGTCAAAATCTCGGATGATGTCGATGTGTGTCGTTCTCTGATTAGCGCTAATCTTGATGGTTCATTAACCTTTGCGGGGCATTTTGAAGAGGGCGAAAAGGTACGTTTTGCGATTGGCAATGTGGAAGCGATTATCGACAGAGCTATCGTGATGCAAGATGAGATCAATGAAAAACCCTGCGATGCTATTTTTGTCTATTCGTGCAGTGCGCGTAAACTGTTTCTCTCAAAACAGCTCAATTACGAATTTGGACTCTTACAGCAAATCGCTCCCACAGCGGGCTTTTTTACCTACGGAGAATTTTTTCACTCACACCATAAAAACCAACTGCTTAATGTGACCACAACGGTGTTGGCGCTGGGTGAGTCGGATTATATTATCACCCATCCTTTGGGCGAAAAACCAGCCCTTAACTGCTCCACACTCAAATCTCTCACCCATTTGGTCAACACCACGCAGCATGAACTCGATGTCAATCTTAATTTTTTAAGTCAGTATAAACTGATTTTAGATGAGTGTTGTATTGTCTCCAAGATGAATTTAGAAGGAGAGCTGATCTACGTGAGTGAGCCTTTTTGCACGGTGGTAGGCTACTCTAAAGAGGAACTTTTAGGCAAAACGCATCGCATGCTTAGACCCAGCGACGCCGATCCTGCGATTTACATTCAGTTATGGGAAACCATAAAAGCGAAAAAGATTTGGAAAAACAGCGTTAAAATAGTCACTAAAAATGGAAGTGTACGCTATTTGCAAGCTACGGTTATGCCTATTTTGGATGAAGATGGCGCTACATTTGAGTATTTTTGTGCCCATTTTGACATTACCGATCTGATTTTGAAAGAGCAGTTAATCGAACAGCATTTTAAAGACGAGCTTACGGGGTATGGAAATCGCGAAGCCCTTTTTCATCGCATGCGTTTGGATGAGAGTGCGAAGCTGTTGATTTTGCTCAATTTAGTCGAATTCTCGGAGATCAATGACTATTTAGGGTATGACGTCGGCGATGAACTTTTACAGCAAGTGGCGCATTTTTTGGTGGAGACCTTTGATGGGCATCCTGATACTGTTTTTCGCATTAACGGTGATGAATTTGCCATTTTACTGATGGAGCAAGACCATAAAAGTTTTCGCAGCGTGCGCGATAAAATCAAACGCATGATCCACCATATCGAGAAAAAAGTCTTTACGATTGGTGGCTATGAGGTCGTGGTGAGGCTCAATGTGGGGGTTGCTGAGGGAATTTCCGATGCGATTTACATGCAGTCACATGTCGCGCTCAAAGCGGCAAAGGTGGAGCATAAAGCGGTGGTCTTTTACGACATCCATCAAACGTTGAAAGCCAAAACAGAAGAGAACCTTCAAGTCATCCAAAAGATCAGTGCAGCGATTGAAAATGACCGTATCGTTCCCTTTTTCCAAGGCATTTACGACAATACTTTGCGTAAAATCACCAAATACGAAGTGCTGATGCGTCTGCAAGAAGAGGATGGTAGTTATCTGAGTCCTTATTTTTTCTTGGATCAAGCAAAAAAGACACGGCTTTATGAGAAGCTGACCAAAATCATGATTTATAAATCGTTTGAATACCTCAAAGATTTTGAAGTGGATTTTTCGATCAACCTGACCAAGGGCGATATTTTATCCCTTTCGGTTAAAGAGTGTTTGTACGAAGCGATCAAAAAATACAACTGCGCACACCGCGTTATATTAGAGATCGTTGAGTCTGAAGGCATTGAAAATTTTGGTGAAATTACCGCGTTTATTCATGAAGTCAAACAGCTAGGATGTCGCATCGCCATCGATGACTTTGGTACAGGATATTCTAATTTTTCCTACCTCGCAAAGCTTGAAGTCGATATTATCAAGATTGATGGCTCTTTGATTAAAGATATTGACACGAACGAGATCAGCGCGATGGCAGTGGAGACCATCATCTCGTTTGCACACAAAATGGGCTATGCGATTGTCGCTGAATTTGTCGATCGTGAAGCGATTCAAGAGAAGCTTTTAGGTTTACATGTAAACTTCTCGCAAGGCTACCTTTTCAGCAAACCAAGCCCCATTATTTCGCATTAA
- the nrfD gene encoding NrfD/PsrC family molybdoenzyme membrane anchor subunit, whose translation MSPMWGSVEQYSTIHWSWAIAIYLFLAGLSSGSIIVALLVKWNRHERSNSSIWDAMIKAGSVVAPVAIFLGLIVLVIDLGRPLSFYWLLIRYNITSVMSLGVLFLLIYTPIVVVFMLLVFERSVIKYPFFAPLESLINLVKSFHSYAKIIEYFLFAAALCVGSYTGFLLSALYAIPLWNSPLLPILFLTSSLSSGVAVNILIGLLFFKSTINAESIKYLLVLDTRVILTELPLLGLFFIGLFYAGGDAPSAAKMALTEGFWAGIFWLGVIGVGLGLPLLTVIIALRSHVYRVGYVVINSMVVILGVLMLRYYIIYAGQIYLG comes from the coding sequence ATGAGTCCAATGTGGGGAAGTGTGGAGCAGTACAGTACCATTCATTGGTCATGGGCGATTGCGATTTACCTCTTTTTAGCAGGACTCAGCTCAGGCTCCATCATTGTTGCGTTGCTCGTAAAATGGAACCGTCATGAGCGCAGTAACTCCTCCATTTGGGATGCGATGATCAAAGCGGGCTCTGTCGTAGCGCCTGTGGCAATCTTCTTGGGGTTAATTGTTTTGGTCATCGATTTAGGACGTCCTCTTTCGTTTTATTGGTTACTGATTCGCTACAATATCACCTCTGTTATGAGCTTGGGAGTGCTTTTTTTACTCATTTACACGCCCATCGTAGTAGTCTTTATGCTGCTTGTTTTTGAGCGCAGTGTGATCAAATACCCGTTTTTTGCCCCACTGGAAAGTTTGATCAATCTGGTCAAAAGCTTTCATTCGTACGCGAAAATCATTGAGTATTTTCTCTTCGCAGCCGCTCTTTGTGTAGGCTCCTACACGGGGTTTTTACTCTCAGCTTTGTATGCGATTCCGCTGTGGAACAGCCCGCTTTTACCGATTTTATTTTTAACCTCAAGTCTCTCCTCAGGCGTTGCGGTGAACATTCTCATCGGACTTCTCTTTTTTAAAAGCACCATCAATGCAGAGAGCATCAAATACCTTTTGGTGCTCGATACGAGGGTTATTTTAACGGAACTTCCTCTTTTAGGGCTCTTTTTTATCGGTCTGTTTTACGCAGGAGGTGACGCTCCAAGTGCTGCTAAGATGGCACTCACAGAGGGGTTTTGGGCAGGTATCTTTTGGCTTGGAGTCATTGGTGTGGGGCTTGGGCTTCCTCTTTTGACGGTCATTATCGCTTTGCGCAGTCATGTGTACCGTGTGGGATATGTTGTGATTAACTCAATGGTGGTTATTTTAGGCGTTTTGATGTTGCGGTACTACATCATTTACGCAGGACAAATTTATCTTGGTTAA
- a CDS encoding 4Fe-4S dicluster domain-containing protein encodes MEKQYRLLYDENLCIGCQACSVACRVENSVPDEVYRLQVHLHTKGEFPNLGMNYERLSCVMCENPPCVSVCPTNASFQSKDGLVHIDERSCITCKYCILACPYHARFINPLKNVVEKCNFCYETRVSKELSPACVSICPTDALSFGDMRQKHSLVHQKSHKEVLVFPKAHLGTKPKVAFIPNRKGMKS; translated from the coding sequence ATGGAAAAACAGTATCGACTGCTTTACGATGAAAACCTCTGCATCGGGTGTCAAGCCTGCAGTGTGGCGTGTCGTGTGGAAAACAGCGTACCTGATGAGGTTTACAGATTGCAAGTGCATCTTCACACCAAAGGCGAATTTCCCAATCTGGGGATGAATTACGAGCGACTCAGTTGTGTGATGTGTGAAAATCCTCCGTGTGTGAGTGTATGTCCTACCAACGCCTCGTTTCAGAGCAAAGATGGTTTGGTGCATATTGATGAGCGCTCTTGCATTACATGTAAATACTGCATCCTCGCCTGTCCTTACCATGCACGTTTTATCAACCCTTTGAAAAACGTCGTGGAGAAGTGTAATTTTTGCTACGAAACACGTGTTTCCAAAGAGCTAAGTCCAGCGTGTGTCAGCATCTGTCCGACCGATGCGCTGAGTTTTGGCGACATGCGACAGAAACATTCTCTCGTGCATCAAAAATCGCACAAAGAGGTTCTGGTGTTTCCCAAAGCGCATCTTGGAACAAAGCCCAAAGTGGCGTTTATACCCAATCGCAAAGGGATGAAATCATGA
- a CDS encoding 4Fe-4S dicluster domain-containing protein has protein sequence MAKKYGMIHDNNLCIGCQACNVACRSENQIPESVYRLQVWVKQEEYPNGTLGYEYHRQSCVQCENTPCVSVCPTKASYVNDEGIVLVDVDLCVGCLYCVAACPYQARYVHPITKAPDKCTFCHESRLARGEEPACVTVCPTDALIFGDLNDPKSKINKALSERVTYRQKESLGTQPKMFIVPNHKGGIRS, from the coding sequence ATGGCAAAAAAATATGGAATGATCCACGATAACAATCTGTGCATCGGCTGTCAAGCGTGCAATGTTGCGTGTAGATCGGAAAATCAAATACCAGAATCCGTGTACCGTTTACAAGTATGGGTCAAACAAGAAGAGTACCCTAATGGAACGCTTGGCTATGAATACCACCGCCAATCCTGTGTCCAATGTGAAAACACACCGTGTGTGAGTGTTTGCCCAACTAAAGCGTCTTATGTCAATGACGAGGGCATCGTGTTAGTCGATGTGGATTTATGTGTGGGCTGTTTGTACTGTGTTGCAGCGTGCCCTTACCAAGCACGTTATGTGCATCCAATTACCAAAGCGCCTGACAAATGTACTTTCTGCCATGAATCACGATTGGCTAGAGGTGAAGAGCCAGCCTGTGTCACCGTGTGCCCAACAGACGCACTTATTTTCGGTGATCTGAATGATCCGAAAAGCAAGATCAATAAAGCACTCTCAGAGCGCGTAACGTATCGTCAAAAAGAGTCTTTAGGCACTCAACCAAAAATGTTTATTGTACCAAACCACAAAGGAGGGATCAGATCATGA
- the phsA gene encoding thiosulfate reductase PhsA has protein sequence MTQMLSRRGFLKLSSTAAAVASLSSIPGTLGAIEESKKQYKGTTKFTPSICEMCTSSCTIEARVEEGKGMFIRGNPADKSRGGKVCARGSAGFNQLYDPQRLVKPIMRVGERGEGKWKEVSWDEAYTFIAKKLDEIKQKHGAHTVAFTARSGWTKTWFHHLAQAYGSHNLFGHEATCPLAYGMAGKDVFGAGANRDFAKAKYIINMGHNVFEGIVISYARQYMDALANGAKLVTLEPRLSVMAAKSTEWHAIKPGHDLPFVLAFMHTLIHENLYDKKFVEKYCEGFEELKASIAEYTPEKMATECDIPADTIKRLAREFAKAAPKAIFDFGHRVTFTPQELELRRAMMMINVLVGAVERDGGYYLSKGADYYNQFIGEGDPKAFKLKKPKTPAYPKVEVPRIDRIGEKDSEFFLAGKGEGIVTLIPHATLTELPGVGYKLHGWFIARNNPVMTQSNMEHVIKAIKAMDLVVVVDIQVSDTAWFADIVLPDTTYLERDEEFTASGSKNPSYGVGRQKVVEPIGESRAPWRIAKELAEKMGLSAYFPYKDIEDYRLQQVGDNIDLLAKLKATGSASFGVPLMLQEKKSVAEFVKKYPSAASKVNEEGTMDFPHKIKLFSPRLEEVSKKGALSYEPYKYKEADELYFVNGKSAVRSNSHNGNNAWLNNLLDDAAVWIHPKTAERLGIKNGDKIDVYNKYSTQKGKALVTKGVREDTIFAYFGFGHISKELKRAYGKGVNSNSLYSPLVSPNSGMNLHVVGVKVKKA, from the coding sequence ATGACTCAAATGCTTAGCCGAAGAGGATTTTTAAAACTCTCTTCTACTGCAGCGGCCGTTGCAAGTCTCTCTTCGATACCAGGGACTCTTGGGGCGATTGAAGAGAGTAAAAAGCAATACAAAGGTACAACGAAGTTTACACCGAGTATTTGCGAGATGTGTACGAGTTCGTGTACCATTGAAGCGCGTGTGGAAGAGGGGAAGGGAATGTTTATTCGCGGTAATCCTGCGGATAAAAGCCGAGGTGGCAAAGTCTGCGCTCGTGGTAGTGCAGGGTTTAATCAACTCTATGATCCACAACGTTTGGTCAAACCGATTATGCGTGTGGGTGAGCGTGGGGAAGGAAAGTGGAAAGAGGTCAGTTGGGACGAAGCATACACTTTCATTGCCAAAAAACTGGATGAGATCAAGCAAAAACACGGTGCGCATACGGTGGCATTTACCGCACGCAGTGGTTGGACGAAAACATGGTTTCACCATTTAGCACAAGCGTATGGCTCTCATAACCTTTTTGGTCATGAAGCGACCTGTCCATTGGCGTATGGAATGGCGGGTAAAGATGTATTTGGCGCAGGCGCTAATCGTGATTTTGCGAAAGCAAAATACATCATCAATATGGGTCACAATGTCTTTGAGGGCATCGTTATCTCTTACGCTCGTCAATACATGGATGCCCTTGCAAATGGTGCAAAACTGGTAACTTTGGAGCCAAGACTCTCTGTCATGGCGGCAAAGTCAACCGAATGGCATGCCATCAAACCAGGGCACGATCTTCCGTTTGTTTTAGCGTTTATGCACACACTGATCCATGAAAATCTTTACGATAAAAAGTTTGTTGAAAAATACTGCGAAGGCTTTGAAGAACTTAAAGCGAGTATTGCGGAGTATACACCTGAAAAAATGGCAACCGAATGTGATATACCAGCCGATACCATCAAACGTTTAGCGCGTGAGTTTGCAAAAGCGGCTCCAAAAGCGATCTTTGACTTTGGTCACAGAGTTACGTTTACACCACAAGAGTTGGAGCTTCGCCGTGCGATGATGATGATAAATGTTCTTGTTGGTGCGGTTGAGAGAGATGGTGGTTATTACCTCTCTAAGGGAGCGGATTATTACAACCAATTTATTGGCGAGGGTGATCCAAAAGCATTTAAACTTAAAAAACCAAAAACACCAGCGTATCCAAAAGTCGAAGTACCACGCATTGACCGTATTGGCGAGAAAGACAGTGAATTTTTCCTTGCAGGCAAAGGTGAGGGTATTGTCACATTGATTCCTCATGCGACACTGACAGAACTTCCAGGTGTGGGGTATAAACTTCACGGATGGTTCATTGCACGTAACAATCCTGTTATGACACAATCCAATATGGAACATGTCATCAAAGCGATTAAAGCGATGGATTTGGTGGTGGTTGTAGATATTCAAGTCTCTGATACCGCATGGTTTGCTGACATCGTGCTTCCAGATACGACCTATTTAGAGAGAGATGAAGAGTTTACTGCCAGTGGTAGCAAAAATCCAAGTTACGGGGTCGGTCGCCAAAAAGTGGTTGAGCCTATTGGTGAGAGTAGAGCACCATGGCGTATTGCTAAAGAGCTCGCTGAAAAAATGGGACTCAGTGCGTATTTCCCTTACAAAGACATTGAAGATTATCGTTTGCAACAAGTGGGCGATAACATTGATCTTCTTGCAAAACTTAAAGCGACAGGAAGTGCTAGCTTTGGTGTGCCTTTGATGCTTCAAGAGAAAAAGAGTGTGGCTGAGTTTGTGAAAAAATACCCAAGTGCTGCGAGCAAAGTGAATGAAGAGGGCACGATGGACTTCCCTCATAAAATCAAACTTTTCAGCCCAAGATTAGAAGAAGTTTCTAAAAAAGGCGCTCTGAGCTATGAGCCTTATAAATACAAAGAAGCGGATGAACTCTACTTCGTTAATGGTAAATCAGCGGTGCGCTCAAACAGTCACAACGGTAACAACGCATGGCTTAACAACCTTTTAGACGATGCGGCGGTGTGGATTCACCCAAAAACTGCTGAACGTCTCGGTATTAAAAATGGTGACAAGATCGATGTTTATAACAAATACAGCACTCAAAAAGGCAAAGCGCTTGTCACCAAAGGGGTAAGAGAAGATACGATCTTTGCTTACTTCGGATTTGGTCACATCAGCAAAGAGCTCAAACGAGCTTACGGCAAAGGTGTTAACAGCAATTCGCTTTATTCGCCTTTGGTATCGCCAAATTCAGGTATGAACCTGCATGTCGTTGGCGTCAAAGTCAAAAAAGCGTAA
- the phsA gene encoding thiosulfate reductase PhsA, which yields MAYLQARRDFLKLATTGATATVLIPGSLGALGEVALRGEDKFVRSICEMCSSRCPMEARVINGKTVLLQGNAFAKEMGTSLCAKGVAGSSQLYDSQRLVSPLIRVGKRGENKWREASWEEALNLVSTKLSALKERYGARSVIFSSKTGEHYDLLRSFASAFGSPNVFSHWSSCPIAIESAFTQTFGEKLHRDFENANYILNFGHNLFEGLDIPLTKAMAHFCANPSKKLVVLDPRFSIIAAKADEWHPIKPGSDLAFVLALLHVWIRDGKFDHTFVEQYTIGFDNLVDAVKETTPQWQQTLSGIDANMVERIASELYAAAPRCIIDWGHKATTTQAEYQRSRAILIANILMGNVEKEGGIYFTKSAKRVNALAKESIVPELNNPYPRPQINEPRIDGAGEEGAYRFVSKQHGVLTAIPEAILSQKPYEIKGWFLTRHNPLITVADPQKMKEAMEQLEFIVVNDIYLSDTAMMADVILPECTYLERDEGISTLTCKVPTYAMRNRIVAPLHGNKSAIEIMRDLAERMGFGSHYAWKNSSELRAFQAKGNAELLQTLLLRGVASFDVPYFCALEPSLVERFCERYPKSRAWVDAQGCFGHLLEHLKTPSGKIEIYCEEIEKVFKGYGVPRSVDMDVTQGFPYVLTSGKSAVHTNGHTQNVPYLAMLLSSNPIWMHPSTAKAHGLKMGDTFYLQNAIAKEKATVFITEGIRPDTLFAYMGFGHDAPSLKRTHGKGTNPSTFLSLESAPLCGAMITNVGVNIIKA from the coding sequence ATGGCATATCTCCAAGCGCGAAGAGACTTCTTAAAGCTAGCAACAACGGGTGCAACCGCAACGGTTTTGATACCTGGAAGCTTGGGCGCTTTGGGCGAAGTCGCACTTCGGGGCGAAGATAAATTTGTTCGCTCCATTTGTGAGATGTGCAGTAGCAGGTGCCCCATGGAAGCGCGTGTCATCAATGGCAAAACCGTCCTGCTTCAAGGAAACGCCTTTGCTAAAGAGATGGGAACTTCTTTGTGTGCCAAAGGGGTTGCGGGCTCTTCTCAACTTTATGATTCCCAACGGCTTGTGAGTCCCTTGATTCGCGTGGGAAAACGTGGTGAAAACAAGTGGAGAGAAGCGAGTTGGGAAGAGGCATTAAACCTTGTCTCCACCAAACTCTCTGCGCTAAAAGAGCGGTATGGGGCTCGCAGTGTCATCTTTTCGTCTAAAACAGGCGAACATTACGACCTTTTGCGCTCTTTCGCCTCTGCGTTTGGCTCTCCCAATGTCTTCTCCCACTGGAGCTCCTGTCCCATCGCCATTGAGAGTGCGTTTACGCAGACCTTTGGCGAAAAACTTCACCGTGATTTTGAAAATGCTAACTACATTCTCAACTTTGGGCACAACCTTTTTGAGGGCTTAGACATTCCCCTCACCAAAGCGATGGCACACTTTTGCGCCAATCCTTCTAAAAAATTGGTCGTGCTCGATCCTCGCTTTTCCATCATCGCAGCTAAAGCCGATGAGTGGCATCCCATCAAGCCAGGCAGTGATTTAGCGTTTGTTCTTGCGCTTTTACATGTATGGATCAGGGATGGCAAATTCGATCACACTTTTGTTGAACAGTACACCATTGGCTTTGATAATTTGGTGGATGCGGTGAAAGAGACAACTCCTCAATGGCAACAAACACTCAGCGGTATTGACGCCAACATGGTGGAGCGTATCGCCTCCGAACTGTACGCGGCAGCACCTCGGTGTATTATTGATTGGGGGCACAAAGCGACTACGACGCAGGCAGAGTATCAGCGATCGCGGGCAATTTTGATCGCCAATATTTTGATGGGCAATGTGGAAAAAGAGGGTGGCATCTATTTTACAAAGAGTGCAAAGCGTGTCAATGCACTGGCAAAAGAGAGTATTGTTCCCGAATTAAATAACCCATATCCTCGTCCACAGATTAACGAACCACGCATCGATGGGGCAGGAGAAGAGGGAGCCTACCGTTTTGTCTCAAAACAACACGGTGTTTTAACCGCAATTCCCGAAGCCATACTCTCCCAAAAACCGTATGAAATTAAGGGATGGTTTTTAACCCGTCACAATCCGCTCATCACCGTCGCCGATCCGCAAAAGATGAAAGAGGCGATGGAGCAGCTCGAATTCATTGTGGTCAACGATATTTACCTCTCCGACACCGCGATGATGGCAGATGTCATCTTGCCTGAGTGCACCTATTTGGAGCGCGATGAGGGCATTAGCACGCTTACATGTAAAGTTCCCACGTATGCCATGCGAAACCGTATCGTCGCTCCTTTGCATGGGAATAAAAGTGCGATTGAGATCATGCGAGATTTGGCTGAGCGCATGGGGTTTGGAAGCCATTACGCGTGGAAAAACAGTAGTGAGCTTCGAGCATTTCAAGCCAAAGGCAATGCGGAGCTTTTGCAAACCTTGCTCTTACGAGGTGTCGCGTCGTTTGATGTGCCATATTTTTGTGCGCTTGAACCCTCTTTGGTGGAACGGTTTTGTGAACGCTACCCCAAAAGTCGCGCTTGGGTAGATGCACAGGGCTGTTTTGGACATCTTTTGGAGCATCTTAAAACACCCTCAGGAAAAATTGAGATCTATTGCGAAGAGATCGAAAAAGTGTTTAAAGGTTATGGAGTACCCAGAAGTGTTGATATGGACGTCACACAAGGATTTCCTTATGTGCTCACCAGTGGCAAAAGTGCGGTGCACACCAACGGGCACACGCAAAATGTTCCCTACCTTGCGATGCTCCTCTCTTCCAATCCCATCTGGATGCACCCCTCAACTGCAAAGGCGCATGGGCTGAAAATGGGCGATACTTTTTACCTTCAAAACGCTATTGCTAAGGAGAAGGCGACTGTTTTTATCACCGAGGGCATTCGACCCGATACACTGTTTGCCTACATGGGCTTTGGTCATGACGCCCCTTCTCTGAAACGAACCCATGGTAAAGGGACAAACCCTTCAACGTTTCTCTCCTTGGAGTCTGCACCGCTTTGTGGCGCTATGATCACCAATGTTGGTGTGAACATCATCAAGGCATAG